The Ananas comosus cultivar F153 linkage group 20, ASM154086v1, whole genome shotgun sequence region TATGACATGCCTAGGTATGTTGCCTTTTCCGAATTCAGTTGTAGCAGCCGCATTTATCCAATTTTGGACACAATTTTCTTAGGCGAACCATTTTGCAACTGAATAGTAGAACTTGTTGAGCCATAGCCTGTTACGAAATGATTATTCATGCATCaagctaattaatatatagtttCTCTTCTCAAGCCCTTGACAtaatattgaatttaacttttgaGGACTGGTATTCGTAGTACCATATGTTAACAGCAAGTATTGAATGTGAAAGTTAGAGTGAAAAGCACAAGCAATAATTTATCAGTAAGAGTAACTAATAGGCCCAGTTAAGTACAAATCCTGTAGTCATGGAAAAGTAATTTAACTTAGGACTAATGTCTACTTAAAACTGTTCTTGAGAGCAAGGGCATCATCAGCCCTTTATCATATTGCTGAGTTTTCAGATCTTTAGCTTGATGAATATAGCTTTcgcaaatttatttatgaattcTAGTAACTTATATTATTGACGCTTCTTTTCACACCCTCTTCCTCCCTTACAACTACCCATAGTAATTTTAATCCTTTGCACATCACATTCTGAGATGCATTAATACAAGAAACCACTTGAACAGTTGGCTTCCGGATCATGTAACCTTGCTTGCACGGTTCATCGACGAGCCATCGCCCGTCCGTTCCACTGTTACTAAAGCAGTCGCCGAATTTAGGCGGACTCACGCCGATACGTGGATCATTCAGAGGGACGCGTTCACCGAAGAGCAACTGGAGGTAAGctccgatatatatatatatatatatatatatatatatatatatatatatatatatatatatatataattattttcccATTTtgtatctaattctgttgtgcTAGTTACTGGCAATTATAGCTAATGTTGtccatattttttgttttgatcttTATAATACTCGCAGGTTCTAGCAGATACATCATCTTCTTCGTCATACTTTGCGTAAGTTGATTATACATAATACTTTAATATTGTAATGCAGATTGTAAGGCAATATACGAAAGAAAAACATGCATATTTATTGTGATTGGTAGGAAATAAAATcaggttttatttttcttttttatttgttttttatccCCTTCTGTAAGCATCTATTATTCACTTGAAGTTCGTccagaatttttttaaatattcttaGTAGATAATTAGGTGGTAAATTCATCTACTCGTCTCTTCTTTTAACTATGCTACCTAGTTCTCCATGCacatttacagaaaaaaaaaaaaaaacaaaacaaaacaaaacaaaacaaaaaggatTACCTTTATTCTTTTGCTATAGGTGCCGCAAAAAGTCTATGTTTTGGCCATTCTCTTGCGGTCACAGTAATTGGTGAGGGTTATGACACTGAtttttatattctaatatagaaagggtattttcaaatGATTGAGTTGTCACACATCCAAATTGAAGTGCTTCCCCACCAGTGAACTTGCCACCACAccaaaataaactttttaactTCTTAAATAACTTTTAACAAATTTGCATGATATTCTAAACTACTTTTCGAACCAAGGTCCTTAGTTTTTAATTCTTAACAAGTGAGTTAAGAAAACCAATGACTCTCTgtgttagcaaaagtaaaaactTTTAAGCATTGAGAAgcccattttttttatttaactttacTCAACAGCAAAAACTCGTGTGGGAGCCAAATGCTTGGACTGTTTAGATAGAGAACAGCCAACTTTTGTTCCTTGGTATCACACTCACCATAACATAAATGTACAAACTAGATATTTTCccattaaaccaaaaaaaaaaagggatgtacatggtatattacattacatgtATAGAACTTCCGATTTCCTTGATTTTCTTTCTGAGAAAAATGTACAGAAAGAGCTGATTACATCTGTAAGCCTTTCATTCACCACCAACCCTATGATTCCTGGCTCTTCTTACCTCTCACTTCTCATCACTTACACacaaaaaaagagggggaaggaaagaaaattttatgcaaaatggtTCCTTCTAACTTAGTTTCTCAGCTAAAACTCCTTCCACTGAGCCAACCAGAGCAAATATGCTAACAAGGAGGCACACAGCACTAAAACTCTGCAATACAATCCACCCCTTTGTCCATGGTTCAATCTTTCTCTGTATGAAGTACATCTCCACAGGGAAGTAAATagccaatggccaaaaattgaAGGCCCCCAACAAACCCAACACTTGGTTGAAGTAAGGAAAGAACATGGCAAGCCCTGTTGTGGTTGCAACATACAAGGTTCTGAAGCAGAGCCTCAGCAGATTCAATCTATAAGGTGGTAGAAGTGGTAATTTTATTCTGTAGAAGTTATTCACAAATCCATTATTGGGGAACTTCGCTGAGAACCATCTGTCTACGAATGAGAACACCGGTTGGCTATAGACCTACACATGGTAAACAGAAAATATTAAAGCTTAACATAAGAATAGTTATATCGTGTAGCAGGAAGTGTTATTGACAGAGCAGGTGTATTGAAACTAATTAGTGTTCACATGACAGGCTTGACTAGATTCGATCGTTGCTCGAGGATTAAGATTATTAGATGTCTTCCAAACTTTTTAGTTTAGCAGGAGAGTAAATTTTACCTGATAACCGCCGATAAGATGAAGAACAATGCATGCATTAGCGAAGTCGATAAGCCAATACGGCTCGTAGAACCCGAATCCAGTTAGAAGGTTCCCCGGTGTGTCATCCCCAAATGCGGCATAGCCGAAGCACCCGCAACAAAGGTAGAAGAATGTGGTGATAAAAATGGAGATCATCGATGCTTTCTTCATAGTTTTGTTTTCGGGCGGTGGCGACTTTAGTGTGTCCTAAATTTGTTCATAGTATTTCCATAGAGCTGATTTAGCACTTTGCATCAAgtagaagaattttttttttcaaaaacaatCTATATGTTAGCAATATATATGTACAAATATATATGGTGTCACACTGTCACCTCTATCTCGAGGAGGATTATGGAGTACGGATAGGCGAATGCGATGTCTCCGAGTGCTTGAGAAACTCTCCACACTTTCTGAGCTGGAGTTGCCACATGAATCCCTCCAATGCCCCCTTTGATTCTTCCATTACCTGGAAAGCAATACAAACTATGTATGAACTTTGAATGCTTCAACAAGTTTAATCCATTTTCACACACTCTGGTTTTCGAGCACTCAGAATAAACCAACAAAAGTCTAGTCCTTTTCTAGCTGATTCAATGTATATCTGATATACTCGTAACGCAAACAATACCGATGACTTTGGCGATCCCGAGTGCGAATCCAATGAAGGAATAAGAGAACGACATGATCGCGGCGAGAATAGAGAGCCACGCCATGTTGTGGAAATCCGGTATCTGCGAGAAGACTATCTGAACAAGTCCAAACATGAGCATGTAGAAGTTATCTCCGTACGCGCACGGCGCTTCGTGCCCTTCTTTGTGGTAGCAGTCTGATTTCTTAATTGCCCTGCAGGTTCATAATTCATACGAATTACTACCAAATAAATTGCTTCTATCAGTTTGAAACTCATGCGCAAAGTTAAGCACTTATGCTAACAATTTGGTGGTGagttttgttatatttttaggAGTTGTTCTTGCTGTTTGAACAAGTGGTATATTCAGTGTACCTCATACTAGTTGAAGTTGTGATTGTATATGCAATACCAGTCCCATACATGCTCAAGTATTGAAGTAGCCCACACAACCATGTTTGCTTTTTCCCTGAATAGCCATGAAACTTATGTTATAGCAGCTACTAAACAGCGGCGCATCTGATGTGATTCTTCGAATAGTGCGTCGAATAATTCGACTAAATGCCTGTTTGACCTGGCTTCTGGAGCGACTTCTCTGACAAAAATCTTTTAAATCCTTAAACCAAAAGCTCAAATAGGaaagctttttttttcactatgaCAAAAAGTGTTAGTACTTTTTCAAGCAGCTTTACGCAAAGCACTTTTGCAGAAGCTATAGCGAGGACGAAGAGACTCTTAAGTGACGGTAAAAAGCTTTTACAAATAATGCGGTACCTAAGTTTACCCTAACAGCATCCATATAGGAGGGGTTTCTTGCCCCGGTTACAGGGTGAGGGGACCTGTAGCAATCTGAGAGGAGAAAGGCAGAGACATAGGTGACTATGGCAAAGCAAAGCATCGAAACGGGGCCTCCGATCCAACCCAATTGCGCGACGCTCCACGCGAGAGACAACACGCCGGACCCGATCACCGCGGTGATTATATGGGCTATGCATGTCCAAATTGTCCCTGGTTGAGTTCACTTGCCAACAACAAGGCTTCAAATGTTAGGACTTTTAAGTCTCTTCAAGGAAAGAGCAAGGGATtcacaaattttcaaaaatgaatAACCGAAGAACCGAATTTATTACCGGTTCGCATGTCGCGATCATCGTCGGAACAAGAAGCATCAGTGAGTGCAAGAGAATGGTGAACAGCCATTTCCTTTATGATCTTAATCAAAGTGAAGAGAGTTGTAGATAGACACCACCAATTTCTCAATGAAGTGTGTAATATAGAGAGAAGGTCTAGGCTGGGATGAAGTAAACATCAACCTTATTGAAATCTTTGGCTCTCTAACTTAGAATTGTGACTTGCGCGGGGCTCGAGGGTGGACCGCATGAGAGCGAGTCGAATTCTCTTTCCGTTTTCGGTTTGGTTCGAGTCCGTTTCGAACATCTTTTGTACAAGCAAAGGGGGAAAGGAGTCTACATCAATGGGACTACATATTCATCTCCTCGCCTACGTATGTCGAGTTCGGGTTCAGCTTCGGGTTCGAACTATTTGTGAGGCTTAAAATCCTCCAATCAAATTGTAAATAGAGTGAGGCAAAGTTAGGCATTTTAGAATGAGCCATTGAGGGACCAGATTCTTTTTGATTGATTCatacaatatttattatttactattattttttctgACACAACTTGGCTCTGCAGCTAAAAGATGGCCTCTCATTTTCCCACCCACCCAATAATTCTCTCCGTGTCCCTCTCATTACTAAGCCACAACCTCTTTAATGTAAATTGTCCTATATGCAACAGCTTGGTGAAATTCTAATGCTGATGTATCTGAAACTTACTTTTCTCCATGTTGCTTTTCCTTTTAAGGAAAAGCCTAAACAGCAACTGAAAGATTactgaatttaaatataaatcaaaaagTATCAATTTCTAGTAGCTTAAAACTTTTAATCAAATTAAACGATTATTTCACATGGTATCGAAAATATTCAAACACTGTCTTCTAGTTACTTGcgcttttagaaataaacgcGGTTTCTTTTGCAGTGCGCACGAAATCGTAACTATTACAGTAAGTGAGTGGTAGGTAGAGAAAATTAAAGTAGAACAATGTGTGACTCTGTTACATTTCTTACATTAGGATTGCTAAGTCCCCTAATACAAGTTATTAGCTCTCATTTGCAGTAGCAACAATGAAAGCAAACTACCATGTTCCCAAAATGGTCTTCTCTGTTGAAACATAGAGGTCGGTTTTCAAAGAGGTTGCAGCCAATCTCAGTTTTACTAATTTTAGCAAAAGTTTGATGTAGAGCTCTTgttattatgtatataataataataataatagctagAGACCAACAAGTAGTAGATTACTACGTAGACTAGTAAAAGACACTTTGGGCAAGTAAGATGACTACAAAACACATGGACCTCACTCATCCCTATGAAATGGTCTTGTTGGATAACATCTATTTTAGTGAATACTACTAACCAAGCCCTCAAACCCAACTTCGCAATCCCAAGAACAGACTTGCTGGAGATTCTACAAAAGTGTTGTTTAAGTGAAACTATTATCAATAGAATATCATCCTATCAACTTTTTTGTAAAGTAAGAAAAAGTAGAATTGAAGTCAAAAGATTATTCCACTGTCTTAATCAAATCAGAATAAAATTTCTACTCCTGAACCAGAAAGGATTTTGGCTTTTTTTCCATCCATATCAACATTCTATATGCCATGTGAATTTCAAAGATAAAGTTTTAAAGAAATCGAGctttacatatacatatatatatatatatatatatatatatatataNatatatatatatatatatatatatatatatatatatatatatatatatatatataattaaaaaagggATCATGGTTTCACAAGATGTGTTGACTAGTAGAAAGATAAGTACATGTCTACTATGACCAACTTGTTGTGTGTATTCTCCATCTAAACATGCAACAAAAggacaacaaaagaaaaagtttcACAATGCAAGAAAGGGGAGCAGGTAAGGCAAACTTGTTTTTTCCTTTGGATGTTGAGATTTGTGGCTTTAGTGCACAGCACTGATCTGTGATTCTTTCCcagtatatatgtgtgtgtgtgtgactTGGGATAAGTTTCAATGGGTGCCACGACTTTGCTGTGGGTAGAGATGTAAATGAATTTATGGTTTTGAAATCGGAATTCGAATTGCTGACCGTAAGCAGCGCAGCTGGCTAAGGACTTGATAGCTGGTATTCGAGATTTGAAGTTCgaagtctaattattttacatatttacttgagtttattttgaaaaaaaattaaaacaatatcGAATTTTCTCTACTCTGAAAGGTAACAGTGAAGTGTCCGTAAACATTTTGGCCCCTGTTACAGTAggcatttattaaaatattatttgagcCACGCCCTACTCCTACAATGGGACCTAACCAAGtccaacaaaacaaaaataaattcaaaaatatttttaagcaTTCTCTCACATAGTGACAAAGACCTGCCATGTGCAGCATGGGTCATGTATATCCACTCATGCACAAATCACTACTTatattcattaaatttgatctacGCTATCTAAACTTTTTAGACGTCAAATTTTACAATTCTTTTGACACTTTTTACTTAGTTTTTAATAAGTGATCTCAAAATTGTCAATATTTTATAAGATGATTTTGAGACCACTTAGCACTAGCTAAATGCTggcgtaaaattataaaatttagtttctaaaaaacttaaataatttagatcaaagtttaacAATATTGATCATCTGATATTTTGTGAtaacttcatttatttttagaaatgttTTAGCTTTGCTCATTTAggtactttatttttttctaggCATTAATTGGTGGTGTACCTCATACTTGTGGCGGCAGTGATGGTGTATGCAACTCCGCAACCGAACAAACCCGTATGCTGAAAAAATCCACAAACCCACAAGCATTTCTCtcctgaaaaaataaaaataaaaataaaataaaatctatacatATATTACGTGCATCAAAATTAGCaaatattattatcatcatcattattcGTCATCATCAAATTGTTCTGTAATTGAGTTTCGGAGTTTTGCgcaagaaatatttttctaaatattataagtttttaaattatagacATTTTAGACATTGGATGTTATAATTCTAATGGTTTAAGTTTttatcaaaacctagttttgtgATAAGGTGAGCATTGGAGGGGAGAGGATTGTgaatgtttttaaatattttggacttttcaaaatataaaaataacattttgaGTTGTTAATAATGACTATCACTATTATTTTATAACATTCGAGGAGGTGATGCGATTAAAAGCACTTTTCAAATATTTGGgcctttcaaaatataaaagcgGTGATCACGAAAACAGGCCGTGGACAATTTGAATTATGTTTTGAAAGAATGGGTCCATGGTGGATCCGGTCCAGGCAACAATATGTCCACCACAACAGATCCATTAAAGCCCATGGGTCTACGGATTTTGGGCCCCGGCCCAAAAGAGTAGCCCATCTAACTATTATTTGATTTGTACAAATGGTAGTACTAGGAGAtcatttttttcaattaataaaatttatctttacaaaattCCAACTTCTTTCAAATATGTGCATATATAAATAACCccccacaaaaagaaaaaagaaaaaagaaaaaagaaaaaaaacttataaggGTGAATTCTATATTCTatcgcttaatttttttttaaaaaaatgaatagaaaAGCCAGATACTTTTACAGAGCAATGCGAAGAATTACACTATTGGAGACGGAAAAGGCCACCCCTACCTAGATTGAGTTTAATGGCCTCCATGTAAGAACGGTTTCGGATGTGACCGCATTCCGGGTCGGGTGAACGGTAGCAATCCGCGAGCAGAGAGGACTGTACCAGCGTAACTCCGGCGAAGAACAGCAACGCTATCGGACCCCCGGCCCACCCTAGCTGGGCCACGCTCCACCCAAGCGACAAAACCCCCGACCCGATAACCCCCGTTATCACGTGGGCCACCGCTGTCCACAGCGTAccttttacccaaaaaaagataataattaagatgaagataaaattgcgctgttaaaactttttttttctctttccctttgaGGGGCTAAATAGTTTTCTGtattaaaaattgtattaatttttatctgaaTCTAAGATAACTGTTGAATTCAGCTGCAAAGCTTTCGTAGAAA contains the following coding sequences:
- the LOC109725742 gene encoding probable amino acid permease 7 isoform X4, which translates into the protein MAVHHSLALTDASCSDDDRDMRTGKKQTWLCGLLQYLSMYGTGIAYTITTSTSMRAIKKSDCYHKEGHEAPCAYGDNFYMLMFGLVQIVFSQIPDFHNMAWLSILAAIMSFSYSFIGFALGIAKVIGNGRIKGGIGGIHVATPAQKVWRVSQALGDIAFAYPYSIILLEIEDTLKSPPPENKTMKKASMISIFITTFFYLCCGCFGYAAFGDDTPGNLLTGFGFYEPYWLIDFANACIVLHLIGGYQVYSQPVFSFVDRWFSAKFPNNGFVNNFYRIKLPLLPPYRLNLLRLCFRTLYVATTTGLAMFFPYFNQVLGLLGAFNFWPLAIYFPVEMYFIQRKIEPWTKGWIVLQSFSAVCLLVSIFALVGSVEGVLAEKLS
- the LOC109725742 gene encoding probable amino acid permease 7 isoform X1; this encodes MGDEGEAAEKSPLLGEFLKEADESERKIIRTGTLWTAVAHVITGVIGSGVLSLGWSVAQLGWAGGPIALLFFAGVTLVQSSLLADCYRSPDPECGHIRNRSYMEAIKLNLGEKCLWVCGFFQHTGLFGCGVAYTITAATSMRAIKKSDCYHKEGHEAPCAYGDNFYMLMFGLVQIVFSQIPDFHNMAWLSILAAIMSFSYSFIGFALGIAKVIGNGRIKGGIGGIHVATPAQKVWRVSQALGDIAFAYPYSIILLEIEDTLKSPPPENKTMKKASMISIFITTFFYLCCGCFGYAAFGDDTPGNLLTGFGFYEPYWLIDFANACIVLHLIGGYQVYSQPVFSFVDRWFSAKFPNNGFVNNFYRIKLPLLPPYRLNLLRLCFRTLYVATTTGLAMFFPYFNQVLGLLGAFNFWPLAIYFPVEMYFIQRKIEPWTKGWIVLQSFSAVCLLVSIFALVGSVEGVLAEKLS
- the LOC109725742 gene encoding probable amino acid permease 7 isoform X5, whose product is MGDEGEAAEKSPLLGEFLKEADESERKIIRTGTLWTAVAHVITGVIGSGVLSLGWSVAQLGWAGGPIALLFFAGVTLVQSSLLADCYRSPDPECGHIRNRSYMEAIKLNLGKKQTWLCGLLQYLSMYGTGIAYTITTSTSMRAIKKSDCYHKEGHEAPCAYGDNFYMLMFGLVQIVFSQIPDFHNMAWLSILAAIMSFSYSFIGFALGIAKVIGNGRIKGGIGGIHVATPAQKVWRVSQALGDIAFAYPYSIILLEIEDTLKSPPPENKTMKKASMISIFITTFFYLCCGCFGYAAFGDDTPGNLLTGFGFYEPYWLIDFANACIVLHLIGGYQVYSQPVFSFVDRWFSAKFPNNGFVNNFYRIKLPLLPPYRLNLLRLCFRTLYVATTTGLAMFFPYFNQVLGLLGAFNFWPLAIYFPVEMYFIQRKIEPWTKGWIVLQSFSAVCLLVSIFALVGSVEGVLAEKLS
- the LOC109725742 gene encoding probable amino acid permease 7 isoform X3, coding for MLCFAIVTYVSAFLLSDCYRSPHPVTGARNPSYMDAVRVNLGKKQTWLCGLLQYLSMYGTGIAYTITTSTSMRAIKKSDCYHKEGHEAPCAYGDNFYMLMFGLVQIVFSQIPDFHNMAWLSILAAIMSFSYSFIGFALGIAKVIGNGRIKGGIGGIHVATPAQKVWRVSQALGDIAFAYPYSIILLEIEDTLKSPPPENKTMKKASMISIFITTFFYLCCGCFGYAAFGDDTPGNLLTGFGFYEPYWLIDFANACIVLHLIGGYQVYSQPVFSFVDRWFSAKFPNNGFVNNFYRIKLPLLPPYRLNLLRLCFRTLYVATTTGLAMFFPYFNQVLGLLGAFNFWPLAIYFPVEMYFIQRKIEPWTKGWIVLQSFSAVCLLVSIFALVGSVEGVLAEKLS
- the LOC109725742 gene encoding probable amino acid permease 7 isoform X2 is translated as MAVHHSLALTDASCSDDDRDMRTGTIWTCIAHIITAVIGSGVLSLAWSVAQLGWIGGPVSMLCFAIVTYVSAFLLSDCYRSPHPVTGARNPSYMDAVRVNLGKKQTWLCGLLQYLSMYGTGIAYTITTSTSMRAIKKSDCYHKEGHEAPCAYGDNFYMLMFGLVQIVFSQIPDFHNMAWLSILAAIMSFSYSFIGFALGIAKVIGNGRIKGGIGGIHVATPAQKVWRVSQALGDIAFAYPYSIILLEIEDTLKSPPPENKTMKKASMISIFITTFFYLCCGCFGYAAFGDDTPGNLLTGFGFYEPYWLIDFANACIVLHLIGGYQVYSQPVFSFVDRWFSAKFPNNGFVNNFYRIKLPLLPPYRLNLLRLCFRTLYVATTTGLAMFFPYFNQVLGLLGAFNFWPLAIYFPVEMYFIQRKIEPWTKGWIVLQSFSAVCLLVSIFALVGSVEGVLAEKLS